Proteins from one Cryptomeria japonica chromosome 4, Sugi_1.0, whole genome shotgun sequence genomic window:
- the LOC131032140 gene encoding uncharacterized protein LOC131032140, translating to MAAVQKKRVVIVGGGVAGANAAKALEDHADVTLIDPKEYFEVPYAKLRCMVEPGFAEKSVFLHSEYLKKAKIIVSTVTGMTKEAVTTASGEKVQYDFLVIACGTPHTGPSTTTERLKQIQSKNKKIKDAKTILIIGGGPAGVELAGEIISDFPEKKVILLHSRGRLHDILGEKSSQKSLNWLKGKNVDVHFNERIDLSNISETTTSFTTNSGKTIIADCHFICIGKKLGTSWVKDSMFQDVVDERGQIKVDKYLRVEGTTNVFAGGDIINVKELKQGNSAMMHAVLIAENIKKLSKNPNESKLGTYKPIPNIASISLGRDTANTQLPFGTFCNRFFGMLIARDLFVSRTRKGFGLKA from the exons ATGGCGGCAGTGCAGAAGAAGAGGGTTGTTATTGTGGGAGGCGGAGTTGCAGGGGCCAACGCTGCCAAGGCCTTGGAAGACCACGCTGACGTCACGCTTATAGATCC GAAGGAGTATTTTGAAGTACCATATGCGAAACTAAGGTGTATGGTGGAGCCAGGTTTTGCGGAAAAATCTGTGTTTTTGCACAGCGAATATTTAAAGAAGGCGAAGATTATTGTGTCAACTGTGACAGGGATGACAAAGGAGGCAGTTACAACTGCTTCAGGGGAAAAAGTACAATATGATTTTCTGGTGATTGCCTGTGGGACTCCTCATACTGGCCCTTCCACAACAACTGAGAGACTCAAACAAATTCAATCAA AAAACAAGAAGATTAAAGATGCCAAGACAATTCTAATAATTGGAGGAGGACCTGCTGGAGTGGAGTTGGCTGGAGAGATAATAAGTGATTTTCCAGAAAAAAAAGTTATTCTCCTCCATTCTCGTGGTAGGCTTCATGATATTTTAGGAGAGAAATCATCTCAAAAATCTCTCAATTGGTTGAAGGGAAAGAATGTGGATGTGCATTTCAATGAACGTATTGACTTGAGCAACATTTCAGAGACAACAACAAGCTTCACTACAAATAGTGGGAAGACCATCATTGCAGATTGCCATTTTATATGTATAGGTAAAAAGCTGGGGACCTCATGGGTGAAGGATTCTATGTTTCAGGATGTTGTGGATGAACGAGGCCAAATCAAGGTGGATAAATATCTACGAGTTGAAGGAACAACTAATGTCTTTGCAGGGGGGGATATCATTAATGTTAAG GAATTGAAGCAAGGAAACAGTGCAATGATGCATGCAGTATTGATTGCAGAGAATATAAAGAAGCTCTCCAAAAATCCAAATGAATCAAAATTGGGAACTTATAAACCAATTCCAAATATTGCCTCGATAAGCTTGGGCAGGGACACAGCAAATACACAACTACCCTTTGGGACATTTTGCAACCGCTTTTTCGGCATGCTTATAGCTAGAGACTTGTTTGTTAGTCGTACTCGCAAAGGCTTTGGCCTTAAAGCATAG